The window TTTCGCACCGGTATAGGTACCAAAATAAACTTTTCCTTTATACTCCTGAATTCCTTGTGACTGGTGGAAGGAGAAGTTTGTATATGTGTAGTCCTGCAGCTCTTCGCTGTAAATACTCATTCCGCGTTGGTAAGCGCCGGAATATACATTTCCATCAATTGCAGCAATAGCATGGAGGGTCGCTCCTTGGGCGTCCACATCAGGGAAATGGACAGAGTATGCATTATTTTCCGGATTGTAGAAAAATGAATCTGTGAATGCAGTCATTCCTGTCAAAACCGTTTCTCCCGTACTCAATGTAACCCAGCTGTGAGCCTTGACCGCTGTCGAACTTGGCAGGGACGGGATGTTTTCTATTTTTGTAACAGTATCGGTTTCCGTGTTGTAGGAAAACAAGTCACCCTGGAGTTTGTAGTAAATTAAATCAGGGTTGTAAGGGGACGGGGGTGAGATTTTGCTTTGAAATTTGATTGTACGAACATGTTCCTCGGATGCCTCATCTATGACAAACAAATCGGCCCCAGCATGAACAAAGAGCTTGCCGTTATAAATGGCAACTTCTGAAACGGTTACGGTTTGTCCCGAAATAGGAATAGGTATTTCTTTCTTTTCGCCAGTTATCCTGTCATAGCGGACCACCCCAGCAGTTGTCCCAATCCCGACATAGAGATACTGGTCCGTTACGCCCAGACCGCGGGCGTATTTCTGGCCGTCTTTCATCGGCCCCAAATCTCTGAAGGTGTTAGTGGTAATGTCATACTCAAACACTTTCGATTCATCAAAAGTGGCGCCATAGATTTTTCCGTCGGAACTGCTTTTTAAATCCCAGACAAAGTTGTCAGAAGGGTTTTTCCCGAGTGTTTCCATCCTGTTCTCTTCCGGCAAATATCGGTACATGACACCGCTAACCGTACTTGCAAAATAAACATTATTGTCGCTGCCGATTGTCATCGCCCAGATGACGTCTGAATTAGGAATCGGCTGTGAGAATAAGCGTTCTCCTGTTTCAGCGTTTACGACATAAAAAACCGCGGGCGTGCCCGTGATTGCTATGTACTGCAAATTCTCGCCTTTGCTGTTTTGGCCATATGCGGCAACCTGTGACAGAGGGCTTTTTACTGCTTCTCCTAAATCCAGCGTATTCTCAAACTGATTTTTAACTGAGAAAGTGGGTTCATTAGCA is drawn from Bacillus sp. FJAT-18017 and contains these coding sequences:
- a CDS encoding PQQ-binding-like beta-propeller repeat protein is translated as MKSKISRFTALLVAVVLFSSILPFSSPFANEPTFSVKNQFENTLDLGEAVKSPLSQVAAYGQNSKGENLQYIAITGTPAVFYVVNAETGERLFSQPIPNSDVIWAMTIGSDNNVYFASTVSGVMYRYLPEENRMETLGKNPSDNFVWDLKSSSDGKIYGATFDESKVFEYDITTNTFRDLGPMKDGQKYARGLGVTDQYLYVGIGTTAGVVRYDRITGEKKEIPIPISGQTVTVSEVAIYNGKLFVHAGADLFVIDEASEEHVRTIKFQSKISPPSPYNPDLIYYKLQGDLFSYNTETDTVTKIENIPSLPSSTAVKAHSWVTLSTGETVLTGMTAFTDSFFYNPENNAYSVHFPDVDAQGATLHAIAAIDGNVYSGAYQRGMSIYSEELQDYTYTNFSFHQSQGIQEYKGKVYFGTYTGAKMYRYDPQLPIEYNENGKANPGLYLDIEDEQDAPFTMASGDGKLFIGSIPTYGKLGGALTILEEKIAEDGTVDVASKTYRNIVENQSVFGLAYKDGKVYGGTSIYGGLGVDPVATEAKMFVFDVEKGEKIAEFTPEIPGLEDVPFQTIGGFSFGPDGLLWGIIDGTIFAMDPETYEVVKSKEIYETKFLSSKSRPYYLEWGPDGNLYTTLNRKLTAVDPETLQSEKLVEGTVELMDLAEDGSIYYAVGANLFKIPVKVDHIKLELGEKLVAGQPVPTTVTAQMVNGAKVVLSKNQYSVTVSNPDVLMADDLGNLTGKIPGTSLVTISAELNGKTYTTNEVRVTVAKGVRGNP